Proteins from a genomic interval of Bifidobacterium longum subsp. infantis ATCC 15697 = JCM 1222 = DSM 20088:
- the hisS gene encoding histidine--tRNA ligase: MAKGASISGFPEWLPSERVVEQRVIDTLRKVFELNGFIGIETRAVETGASLLKKGETSKEIYLLSRLQEVGHESDTPIEERLGLHFDLTVPLSRYVVEHSGALAFPFKRWQIQKVWRGERPQEGRFREFVQADIDVIGAGDLPDHYEVELPLVMVSALEELRAYGLPKATVHANNRKLSEGFYRGLGLTDVEGVLREIDKLDKIGADEVARLLTETCGATEAQARACLELAELTASDGAELAAKFDALCESHGIAKDSEAYTLARQGLDTLAMIVDEAAAIRPGSVIADLKIARGLDYYTGSVYETFLDGAASLGSICSGGRYDNLASQGNRKYPGVGLSIGLSRLVSYMLHAAGAHANRVSPAAVLVAVWNEEDRPAANRIANQLRARGIATDVAPTAAKLGKQIKYADKLGIPYVWFPATAAEGAEGAEPAGDEVKNIVTGEQVAADCTSWEPDTVVAQQTVEI, encoded by the coding sequence GTGGCTAAAGGTGCATCAATATCAGGATTCCCGGAGTGGCTCCCCTCCGAACGTGTTGTGGAGCAGCGTGTTATCGATACGCTTCGTAAGGTTTTTGAGCTCAACGGCTTCATCGGCATTGAGACGCGAGCGGTGGAAACCGGCGCTTCTTTGTTGAAAAAAGGCGAGACCAGCAAGGAGATCTACCTGCTGAGCCGTTTGCAGGAGGTCGGTCATGAATCCGACACTCCGATTGAAGAGCGGTTGGGCCTGCATTTCGATCTGACCGTGCCGCTGAGCCGGTATGTGGTCGAGCACTCGGGTGCGTTGGCGTTCCCGTTCAAGCGCTGGCAGATTCAGAAGGTGTGGCGTGGCGAGCGTCCGCAGGAAGGCCGCTTCCGCGAGTTCGTGCAGGCCGATATCGACGTGATCGGTGCCGGCGACCTGCCCGACCACTATGAAGTGGAACTGCCGCTGGTCATGGTCTCCGCGCTGGAAGAGCTGCGCGCGTATGGCCTCCCCAAGGCCACCGTGCACGCCAATAACCGCAAGTTGTCTGAAGGCTTCTACCGCGGCCTTGGCCTGACGGACGTCGAAGGCGTGCTGCGCGAGATCGACAAGCTCGACAAAATCGGTGCCGATGAGGTGGCCCGACTGCTCACCGAGACCTGCGGCGCCACCGAAGCACAGGCACGCGCCTGCCTCGAATTGGCCGAGCTCACCGCCTCCGACGGTGCTGAGCTTGCCGCCAAGTTCGATGCGCTGTGCGAGTCTCACGGCATCGCCAAGGATTCCGAGGCATACACGCTGGCTCGTCAGGGACTTGATACCCTGGCCATGATCGTCGACGAGGCCGCCGCCATCCGCCCCGGTTCCGTCATCGCCGACCTGAAGATCGCCCGCGGTCTCGACTACTACACCGGTTCCGTCTACGAGACCTTCCTCGACGGTGCCGCATCACTCGGTTCCATCTGTTCCGGTGGCCGTTACGACAATCTCGCCTCCCAGGGCAACCGCAAGTACCCGGGCGTGGGCCTGTCCATCGGCCTGAGCCGACTGGTCAGCTACATGCTGCACGCTGCCGGCGCGCACGCCAACCGCGTCAGCCCGGCCGCCGTGCTGGTCGCTGTGTGGAATGAAGAGGACCGCCCGGCCGCCAACCGTATTGCGAACCAACTGCGTGCGCGCGGCATCGCCACCGACGTGGCACCCACCGCGGCCAAGCTCGGCAAGCAGATCAAGTACGCGGACAAACTCGGCATTCCGTACGTGTGGTTCCCGGCCACCGCTGCCGAAGGTGCGGAAGGCGCAGAGCCCGCTGGCGACGAGGTCAAGAACATCGTCACGGGCGAGCAGGTTGCCGCCGATTGCACGTCGTGGGAGCCGGATACTGTGGTTGCCCAGCAAACCGTCGAAATCTGA
- a CDS encoding DUF349 domain-containing protein: MADETVTEPVNTAAPEEQATTPAPEASAATPAPTPSPASMPKPHAPSPAAFAKKTPTVKQHAAAPAAAPAAAPAAYSEADVKAAEAFGRVDDNGAVFVKDGDGEREVGQFPDASKEEALALYARRFLDLKAKLDLLAARLTSPNIKTREIDESVKLLGEETAEPAVVGDLAALKARYAELKAAGEAKKAEIAEARKAAQAKAVAERTTIVEKAEALAASLGDNTNWRSTADKFRNLFDEWQNHQRTTVRIDKPEAEALWKRFSAARTTFNQARRKWAQARDNERTAAKEAKEAIIAEANELKDSTAWGETSRKFNDLMDRWKKAGRAGRNEDDELWAKFREAADTFFNARQADRDQINSSEKENLAAKEALLVKAEALVPVKTDAEAKKARQELAKIQEEWDQIGYVPRDDMRRIENRLDAVDKQIKAIEDAAWKQTDPEADARKSSFEEQLNAQLAELDAKIAAESDPKKKAKLEAEKATKEQWLNAIK, from the coding sequence ATGGCCGACGAAACTGTCACCGAACCCGTAAACACCGCTGCGCCCGAAGAGCAGGCAACGACACCCGCACCCGAAGCCAGCGCGGCCACGCCGGCGCCGACTCCGTCCCCCGCTTCCATGCCGAAACCGCACGCGCCCTCCCCCGCCGCCTTCGCCAAGAAGACTCCCACGGTCAAGCAGCATGCCGCCGCCCCCGCGGCCGCCCCCGCGGCCGCCCCCGCCGCCTATTCCGAGGCCGACGTCAAAGCCGCCGAAGCTTTCGGCCGGGTCGATGACAACGGCGCCGTCTTCGTCAAGGACGGCGACGGCGAACGTGAGGTCGGACAGTTCCCGGACGCCTCCAAGGAAGAGGCGCTGGCACTGTACGCCCGTCGCTTCCTGGATCTCAAGGCCAAGCTCGATCTGCTGGCCGCGCGCCTGACCTCCCCCAACATCAAGACCCGTGAAATCGACGAGTCCGTGAAGCTGCTGGGCGAAGAAACCGCCGAACCGGCGGTGGTGGGCGACCTCGCGGCCCTCAAGGCCCGTTACGCGGAACTGAAGGCCGCCGGCGAGGCCAAGAAGGCCGAGATCGCCGAAGCGCGCAAGGCCGCTCAGGCCAAGGCCGTCGCCGAGCGCACCACCATCGTCGAGAAGGCCGAAGCTCTGGCGGCCTCCCTGGGCGACAACACCAACTGGCGCTCCACCGCCGACAAGTTCCGTAACCTGTTCGACGAGTGGCAGAACCACCAGCGCACCACCGTGCGCATCGACAAGCCGGAGGCCGAGGCGCTGTGGAAGCGCTTCTCCGCCGCCCGCACCACCTTCAACCAGGCTCGCCGCAAGTGGGCTCAGGCTCGCGACAACGAGCGTACAGCCGCCAAGGAAGCCAAGGAAGCGATTATCGCCGAGGCCAATGAGCTCAAGGATTCCACCGCTTGGGGTGAGACTTCCCGCAAGTTCAACGATCTGATGGACCGTTGGAAGAAGGCCGGCCGCGCTGGCCGTAACGAGGACGACGAGCTGTGGGCCAAGTTCCGCGAAGCCGCCGACACCTTCTTCAACGCTCGTCAGGCCGATCGCGATCAGATCAACTCCTCCGAGAAGGAGAATCTGGCTGCCAAGGAGGCTCTGCTGGTCAAGGCCGAGGCTCTGGTGCCGGTGAAGACCGACGCCGAGGCCAAGAAGGCCCGCCAGGAGCTGGCCAAGATTCAGGAAGAGTGGGATCAGATCGGTTACGTGCCGCGTGACGATATGCGCCGCATCGAGAACCGTCTCGACGCCGTTGACAAGCAGATCAAGGCCATCGAGGATGCCGCTTGGAAGCAGACCGACCCGGAGGCCGACGCCCGCAAGTCCAGCTTCGAGGAGCAGCTCAACGCCCAGCTCGCCGAGCTCGACGCCAAGATCGCGGCCGAATCCGACCCGAAGAAGAAGGCCAAGCTCGAAGCCGAGAAGGCCACCAAGGAGCAGTGGCTGAACGCCATCAAGTAA